The Streptomyces camelliae genome window below encodes:
- a CDS encoding TetR/AcrR family transcriptional regulator codes for MARVRLSVAERREELLRAAIGQIEARGVAAVRIADVAAALGVSSALVLYHFSTKEKLVAAAFAYAAEDDLTHLRKLLGRRTSALRRLRAAVRWYAPTGQAKGWRLWIEGWAVALREPALREVTRDLDKQWKAAIAEVISEGVAAGEFTCADPATAALRLTALLDGLAVQLTSYPGAMPRSRAQEWVDDALARELGLDRGALTERGH; via the coding sequence GTGGCGAGAGTGCGGTTGAGCGTGGCCGAGCGGCGGGAGGAGTTGCTGCGGGCCGCCATCGGGCAGATCGAGGCGCGGGGCGTGGCGGCGGTCAGGATCGCCGACGTGGCCGCGGCGCTCGGGGTGAGCAGCGCGCTGGTGCTGTACCACTTCTCCACGAAGGAGAAGCTGGTGGCCGCCGCGTTCGCCTACGCCGCCGAGGACGACCTCACGCATCTGCGCAAGCTGCTGGGGCGGCGTACGTCCGCGCTGCGCCGGCTACGGGCGGCGGTGCGCTGGTACGCGCCGACCGGCCAGGCCAAGGGCTGGCGGCTGTGGATCGAGGGCTGGGCGGTGGCCCTGCGCGAGCCCGCGCTGCGCGAGGTCACCCGGGACCTGGACAAGCAGTGGAAGGCGGCGATCGCCGAGGTGATCAGCGAGGGCGTGGCCGCGGGCGAGTTCACCTGTGCCGACCCGGCCACTGCCGCCCTGCGGCTGACCGCGCTGCTGGACGGGCTGGCGGTGCAGCTGACGTCGTACCCGGGCGCGATGCCGCGCAGCCGGGCACAGGAGTGGGTGGACGACGCTCTCGCCCGCGAACTGGGCCTGGACCGAGGGGCGTTGACCGAACGGGGGCACTGA
- a CDS encoding SGNH/GDSL hydrolase family protein — translation MIGSYVAVGDSFTEGVGDPGPDGAFVGWADRFAVLLADRRPEGDFKYTNLAVRGKLLDQIVEDQLPQAVELAPDLVSFCAGGNDIIRPGTDPDEVAERFERAVARLTEAAGTVLVTTGFDTRGVPVLKHLRGKIATYNGHVRAIADRYGCPVLDLWSLKSVQDRRAWDSDRLHLSPEGHTRVALRAGQALGLEIPADPEQPWPPLPPRGTLDIRRDDVHWAREYLVPWIGRRLRGESSGDHVTAKGALSPDDIKHRIASVA, via the coding sequence GTGATCGGGTCGTACGTGGCGGTGGGGGACAGCTTCACCGAGGGCGTCGGCGACCCCGGGCCCGACGGGGCGTTCGTGGGCTGGGCCGACCGGTTCGCGGTCCTGCTCGCCGACCGGCGCCCCGAGGGCGACTTCAAGTACACCAATCTCGCGGTCCGCGGGAAGCTGCTCGACCAGATCGTGGAGGACCAGCTCCCACAGGCGGTCGAACTGGCCCCGGACCTGGTCTCCTTCTGTGCGGGAGGCAACGACATCATCCGCCCGGGCACCGACCCGGACGAGGTGGCCGAGCGTTTCGAGCGGGCCGTGGCCCGGCTGACGGAGGCCGCGGGCACCGTGCTGGTGACGACCGGCTTCGACACGCGGGGCGTTCCCGTGCTCAAGCATCTGCGCGGCAAGATCGCCACGTACAACGGACATGTGCGGGCCATCGCCGACCGGTACGGCTGCCCGGTGCTCGACCTGTGGTCCCTCAAGTCCGTGCAGGACCGCAGGGCGTGGGACAGCGACCGGCTCCACCTCTCTCCCGAGGGGCACACGCGCGTGGCGCTGCGCGCCGGCCAGGCGCTCGGCCTGGAGATCCCTGCCGACCCGGAGCAGCCGTGGCCGCCGCTGCCGCCCCGGGGCACGCTGGACATCCGCCGCGACGACGTCCACTGGGCCCGCGAGTACCTCGTCCCGTGGATCGGCCGCCGACTGCGCGGCGAGTCCTCCGGCGACCACGTGACCGCGAAGGGCGCCCTGTCCCCGGACGACATCAAACACCGCATCGCCTCGGTGGCCTGA
- a CDS encoding DUF6250 domain-containing protein: MTTTRRAFTALAASAALAALAPAPAVSAAPGRRRLLAHDDFRHGLGRWARELQDGGSVTAGRGVLDIDVPSGATVWFRHRLDGPYVLEYTATAVSEGGPNDRVSDLNNFWNATDVRSPADLFATHRTGALAEYDYLTTYYAGYGANYNTTTRLRRYVGEPGVRPLVYDYTEPLLVPNQPNHVRIVSDGSLVQWWNNGRLVFDYTDPEPYTGGYFAFRTVWSHFRVTGFRVWRPHTQQR, encoded by the coding sequence ATGACGACCACCCGCCGGGCCTTCACCGCCCTCGCGGCCTCGGCCGCCCTGGCCGCGCTCGCCCCCGCCCCGGCCGTAAGCGCCGCGCCCGGCCGTCGCCGGCTCCTCGCCCACGACGACTTCCGGCACGGCCTCGGCCGGTGGGCGAGGGAACTCCAGGACGGCGGCAGCGTCACCGCCGGCCGCGGGGTCCTGGACATCGACGTGCCGAGCGGCGCGACGGTCTGGTTCCGGCACCGGCTCGACGGGCCCTACGTCCTGGAGTACACCGCCACCGCGGTCTCGGAAGGCGGCCCCAACGACCGCGTCTCGGACCTGAACAACTTCTGGAACGCGACGGACGTCCGCTCCCCGGCCGACCTGTTCGCCACGCACCGCACCGGCGCGCTCGCCGAGTACGACTACCTCACGACCTACTACGCGGGCTACGGCGCGAACTACAACACCACCACCCGGCTGCGCCGCTACGTCGGCGAACCCGGAGTCCGGCCGCTCGTCTACGACTACACCGAGCCGCTGCTGGTCCCGAACCAGCCCAACCACGTGCGCATCGTCTCCGACGGCTCGCTCGTGCAGTGGTGGAACAACGGCCGCCTGGTGTTCGACTACACGGACCCCGAGCCGTACACCGGCGGATACTTCGCCTTCCGGACCGTGTGGAGCCACTTCAGGGTCACCGGCTTCCGGGTGTGGCGACCGCACACTCAACAGCGCTGA
- a CDS encoding alpha-galactosidase, translating into MVDIAEDGRTWLLSGPASSYALHLTDADELLHLHWGPRIALADAEALARHPLPAYWPFESPLDGREEYPVEGGPRFVRPALSVRTEERRGTEWRFVSYAADGDELGLRFEDGGIAITLHYRMRGDVVERRVTVANGGHARVELLRADAATWTLPDREGWRLSQLHGRWAAESRLTTAPLTYGEKVIGSRRGHTGHQHLPWVALDTDATEERGEVYGCALGWSGSWRIAVAQLPDARVQITGGAGYDDSGLLMLEAGESYTSPVFAGLWSDGGFGGASRTWHAYQRAYVVPDAEQDRPVLFNSWEATNFDISEEQQLALARRAAEIGVELFVVDDGWFGARTSDRAGLGDWTPNPDRFPQGLKPLADQVHGLGMQFGIWVEPEMVNPDSELYRAHPDWVQYQSGRQRTELRNQLVLNLAREDVQEYLWEQLDTLLSSAPIDYVKWDFNRCFTDAGWPGEPYPQRLWVDHVRALYALLDRLRAAHPQVAFESCSGGGGRIDLGVLGRTDQVWTSDNTDPLDRLAIQHGFTQIHPARVMAAWVTDSPNIQLNGRVSSLRFRFVSAMAGVLGVGGDLTEWSAEELAEARGWVDLYKEIRPVVQHGELYRLRPPAGGLSAVQYVRGEEAVVLAWLQAQSYGEPVPALRLRGLDPTASYECRETGEVHRGAVLLHHGLRTGLKGDLDATVLRLRRI; encoded by the coding sequence GTGGTGGACATCGCCGAAGACGGTCGTACCTGGCTCCTTTCGGGGCCCGCCAGCAGCTACGCCCTGCATCTCACCGATGCGGACGAACTGCTCCACCTCCACTGGGGGCCACGGATCGCCCTCGCGGACGCCGAGGCCCTGGCCCGGCACCCGCTGCCCGCCTACTGGCCCTTCGAGTCCCCGCTCGACGGCCGCGAGGAGTACCCCGTCGAGGGCGGCCCCCGCTTCGTCCGCCCCGCCCTGTCCGTACGCACCGAGGAGCGGCGCGGCACCGAGTGGCGTTTCGTGTCGTACGCGGCCGACGGTGACGAGCTGGGGCTGCGCTTCGAGGACGGCGGAATCGCGATCACCCTGCACTACCGGATGCGCGGCGATGTCGTCGAGCGCAGGGTCACCGTGGCCAACGGCGGACACGCGCGCGTGGAGCTGCTGCGGGCCGACGCGGCCACCTGGACCCTGCCCGACCGCGAGGGCTGGCGGCTGTCCCAGCTGCACGGCCGCTGGGCCGCCGAGTCCCGCCTCACCACCGCACCCCTCACCTACGGTGAGAAGGTCATCGGCAGCCGCCGCGGCCACACCGGCCACCAGCACCTGCCCTGGGTGGCCCTCGACACCGACGCCACCGAGGAACGCGGCGAGGTCTACGGCTGCGCGCTCGGCTGGTCCGGCTCCTGGCGCATCGCCGTCGCCCAACTCCCGGACGCGCGCGTGCAGATCACCGGCGGCGCCGGCTACGACGACTCGGGCCTGCTGATGCTGGAGGCCGGGGAGTCGTACACGAGCCCGGTCTTCGCGGGTCTCTGGTCCGACGGCGGCTTCGGCGGCGCCAGCCGCACCTGGCACGCCTACCAGCGCGCGTACGTCGTCCCGGACGCGGAGCAGGACCGCCCGGTGCTGTTCAACTCCTGGGAGGCGACGAACTTCGACATCTCCGAGGAGCAGCAGCTCGCGCTCGCCCGCCGGGCCGCCGAGATCGGGGTCGAGCTGTTCGTGGTGGACGACGGCTGGTTCGGCGCCCGCACCAGCGACCGCGCCGGCCTCGGCGACTGGACGCCCAACCCCGACCGCTTCCCGCAGGGCCTGAAGCCGCTGGCCGACCAGGTGCACGGCCTCGGCATGCAGTTCGGCATCTGGGTCGAGCCGGAGATGGTCAACCCGGACAGCGAGCTGTACCGCGCCCACCCCGACTGGGTGCAGTACCAGAGCGGGCGCCAGCGGACGGAACTGCGTAACCAGCTCGTCCTCAACCTCGCCCGCGAGGACGTCCAGGAGTACCTCTGGGAGCAGCTCGACACCCTGCTCTCCAGCGCGCCGATCGACTACGTGAAGTGGGACTTCAACCGCTGCTTCACCGACGCCGGCTGGCCCGGCGAGCCGTACCCGCAGCGGCTGTGGGTGGACCACGTCCGCGCCCTGTACGCCCTGCTGGACCGGCTGCGCGCGGCCCACCCCCAGGTCGCCTTCGAGTCCTGCTCGGGCGGCGGCGGCCGGATCGACCTCGGGGTGCTCGGCCGCACCGACCAGGTGTGGACCTCCGACAACACCGACCCGCTGGACCGGCTCGCCATCCAGCACGGCTTCACTCAGATCCATCCGGCCCGGGTGATGGCCGCCTGGGTCACCGACAGCCCGAACATCCAGCTCAACGGGCGGGTCAGCTCGCTGCGGTTCCGGTTCGTCAGCGCGATGGCGGGCGTCCTCGGTGTCGGCGGCGACCTCACCGAGTGGAGCGCCGAGGAGCTGGCCGAGGCCCGGGGCTGGGTGGATCTGTACAAGGAGATCCGCCCGGTCGTCCAGCACGGCGAGCTGTACCGGCTGCGGCCTCCGGCCGGCGGGCTGAGCGCCGTCCAGTACGTCCGGGGAGAGGAGGCGGTCGTCCTCGCGTGGCTCCAGGCGCAGAGCTACGGCGAGCCGGTGCCGGCGCTGCGACTGCGCGGACTCGACCCGACGGCGTCGTACGAATGCCGCGAAACCGGCGAAGTGCATCGCGGGGCCGTGCTGCTGCACCATGGTCTGCGCACCGGACTCAAGGGCGACCTGGATGCCACGGTTCTCCGGCTGCGGCGCATCTGA
- a CDS encoding tyrosine-protein phosphatase, translating to MTQQVPSTEPELAGVRNFRDVGGLPTADGRRVRHGVLFRSGHLAHATESDAAFLASLGLHTIFDFRNAADQKLEGPDVALPGVRNVNLPLSDPADGAEFWTMVRDGDLDQLRGILADGKGAARMVASYRKIVKERTAEHSRVLRALTEDSVPALMHCAAGKDRAGISIAVTLLALGVERDAIVADYLESNAKHRRYKVRRSGSAESAYTPEVMELLSPLFDARAEYLQAAFESIEETWGAVDTYLERGLGLTPGGRDRLRERLLD from the coding sequence GTGACGCAGCAGGTCCCGTCGACCGAGCCGGAGCTGGCCGGTGTGCGTAATTTCCGCGATGTCGGCGGTCTGCCGACCGCGGACGGGCGGCGGGTGCGCCACGGCGTGCTGTTCCGCAGCGGGCATCTGGCGCACGCGACCGAGAGCGACGCGGCCTTCCTCGCCTCCCTGGGCCTGCACACGATCTTCGACTTCCGCAACGCGGCCGACCAGAAGCTGGAGGGCCCGGACGTCGCGCTGCCCGGCGTGCGGAATGTGAACCTGCCGCTGAGCGATCCGGCGGACGGCGCCGAGTTCTGGACCATGGTCCGGGACGGCGACCTCGACCAGCTGCGCGGGATCCTCGCCGACGGCAAGGGCGCGGCCCGGATGGTCGCCTCGTACCGGAAGATCGTCAAGGAGCGCACCGCCGAGCACTCCCGGGTGCTGCGCGCGCTCACCGAGGACAGCGTGCCCGCGCTGATGCACTGCGCGGCCGGCAAGGACCGCGCGGGCATCTCCATAGCCGTCACGCTCCTCGCCCTCGGTGTGGAGCGGGACGCCATCGTCGCCGACTACCTGGAGTCCAACGCCAAGCACCGCCGCTACAAGGTGCGCCGCAGCGGCAGCGCCGAGAGCGCGTACACCCCCGAGGTGATGGAGCTGCTCAGCCCGCTGTTCGACGCCCGCGCCGAGTATCTCCAGGCGGCCTTCGAGAGCATCGAGGAGACCTGGGGCGCGGTCGACACCTACCTGGAGCGGGGCCTCGGCCTCACCCCCGGCGGCCGCGACCGGCTGCGCGAGCGCCTGCTGGACTGA
- a CDS encoding DUF6126 family protein, with protein sequence MSNFETKFPRSLWIRLIIYIAVGHLFAAFLYLLFAVGGKG encoded by the coding sequence ATGAGCAACTTCGAGACGAAGTTCCCCCGTTCCCTGTGGATCCGCCTGATCATCTACATCGCCGTCGGCCACCTGTTCGCCGCGTTCCTCTACCTGCTGTTCGCGGTGGGCGGCAAGGGCTGA
- a CDS encoding helix-turn-helix domain-containing protein — MNASDAGSPAEPGGALPVVAPQLRALRRRAGLTLEAAARDAGLSPAHLSRLETGQRQPSLPMLLALARIYGTTVSELLGETVTGRDAIVRTGDMEPTRAGGWTYFQAGAPGRGMQALRVRVPYGSQGDIVRVHPGEEWLYVLRGRLRLRLGDTAHLLGPGDSAHFDSLTPHRLAAEDHDGVELLFVHTLLQSPTAALCLGPSTGELP; from the coding sequence ATGAACGCCTCAGACGCCGGGTCACCGGCGGAGCCGGGTGGCGCACTGCCCGTGGTCGCGCCGCAGTTGCGCGCCCTGCGCCGGCGCGCCGGCCTCACCCTGGAGGCCGCGGCCCGCGACGCCGGACTCTCGCCCGCCCATCTGTCCCGGCTGGAGACCGGGCAGCGCCAGCCGTCCCTGCCGATGCTGCTCGCCCTCGCGCGCATCTACGGTACGACGGTCTCCGAACTGCTGGGGGAGACGGTCACCGGCCGGGACGCGATCGTGCGGACCGGCGACATGGAGCCGACCCGGGCGGGCGGCTGGACGTACTTCCAGGCCGGGGCGCCCGGCCGCGGTATGCAGGCCCTGCGGGTGCGCGTGCCGTACGGCTCGCAGGGCGACATCGTGCGCGTCCACCCCGGCGAGGAATGGCTCTACGTCCTCAGGGGCCGCCTGCGTCTGCGCCTCGGCGACACCGCTCATCTGCTCGGCCCCGGCGACAGCGCCCACTTCGACTCGCTCACCCCGCACCGCCTCGCCGCCGAGGACCACGACGGTGTCGAGCTGCTGTTCGTCCACACCCTGCTGCAGAGCCCCACGGCCGCGCTGTGCCTGGGGCCGTCGACCGGAGAGCTGCCATGA
- a CDS encoding aspartate aminotransferase family protein, which produces MSTEFDLGAALAERGAERYELHTKYLNPQLPRMLHTIGFDKVYERAEGAHFWDADGNDYLDMLAGFGVMGLGRHHPVVRKALHDVLDLGLADLTRFDCQPLPGLLAERLLAHSPHLDRVFFGNSGTEAVETALKFARYATGRPRILYCDHAFHGLTTGSLSVNGEDGFRDGFAPLLPDTAVPLGDLDALARELKKGDVAALIVEPIQGKGVHEAPPGYLRAAQDLLHRHKALLIADEVQTGLGRTGDFYAYQHEDGVEPDLVCVAKALSGGYVPVGATLGKDWIFKKVYSSMDRVLVHSASFGSNAQAMACGLAVLSVMENEQIVAGVRSTGELLKSRLTALIDTYELLADVRGRGLMIGIEFGKPSSLKLRSRWTMLQAARKGLFAQMVVVPLLQRHRILTQVSGDHLEVIKLIPPLVVDEADVDRFMDAFTAVMDDAHSGGGLMWDFGKTLIKQAVAHR; this is translated from the coding sequence ATGAGCACGGAGTTCGACCTCGGCGCAGCTCTCGCCGAGCGCGGAGCCGAACGCTACGAGCTGCACACGAAGTACCTCAATCCGCAGCTCCCACGCATGCTGCACACCATCGGCTTCGACAAGGTCTACGAGCGGGCCGAGGGCGCCCACTTCTGGGACGCGGACGGCAACGACTACCTGGACATGCTCGCCGGGTTCGGGGTGATGGGCCTCGGCCGCCACCATCCGGTCGTCCGCAAGGCGCTGCACGACGTCCTCGACCTCGGCCTCGCCGACCTCACCCGCTTCGACTGCCAGCCGCTGCCCGGCCTGCTCGCCGAACGGCTCCTCGCCCACAGCCCGCACCTGGACCGGGTGTTCTTCGGCAACAGCGGCACCGAAGCGGTCGAGACGGCCCTGAAGTTCGCCCGCTACGCCACCGGCAGGCCGCGGATCCTGTACTGCGACCACGCCTTCCACGGTCTGACCACCGGCTCGCTGTCGGTCAACGGCGAGGACGGCTTCCGTGACGGCTTCGCCCCGCTGCTGCCCGACACCGCCGTACCCCTCGGCGATCTGGACGCCCTGGCACGGGAGTTGAAGAAGGGCGACGTGGCCGCGCTGATCGTCGAGCCGATCCAGGGCAAGGGCGTGCACGAGGCGCCGCCCGGCTATCTGCGCGCCGCCCAGGACCTGCTGCACCGGCACAAGGCGCTGCTGATCGCCGACGAGGTGCAGACCGGTCTCGGCCGCACCGGTGACTTCTACGCCTACCAGCACGAGGACGGGGTGGAGCCCGACCTGGTGTGCGTGGCCAAGGCGCTGTCCGGCGGGTACGTCCCGGTCGGGGCCACTCTCGGCAAGGACTGGATCTTCAAGAAGGTCTACTCGTCCATGGACCGCGTGCTGGTGCACTCGGCGAGCTTCGGGTCCAATGCCCAGGCGATGGCGTGCGGCCTGGCGGTGCTGTCGGTCATGGAGAACGAGCAGATCGTCGCGGGCGTGCGCAGCACCGGCGAGCTGCTGAAGTCCCGGCTGACCGCCCTGATCGACACGTACGAGCTGCTCGCCGACGTGCGCGGCCGGGGCCTGATGATCGGCATCGAGTTCGGCAAGCCGTCCTCGCTGAAGCTGCGCAGCCGCTGGACCATGCTCCAGGCGGCCCGCAAGGGCCTGTTCGCGCAGATGGTCGTCGTACCGCTGCTGCAGCGGCACCGGATCCTCACCCAGGTCTCCGGCGACCACCTGGAAGTGATCAAGCTGATCCCGCCGCTGGTCGTCGACGAGGCGGACGTCGACCGGTTCATGGATGCCTTCACCGCCGTCATGGACGACGCGCACAGCGGCGGCGGCCTGATGTGGGACTTCGGCAAGACCCTGATCAAGCAGGCGGTCGCCCATCGCTGA
- the dxs gene encoding 1-deoxy-D-xylulose-5-phosphate synthase has product MTILENIRGPRDLKALSEAELGELSHEIREFLVQAVSRTGGHLGPNLGVVELTLALHRVFESPVDRILWDTGHQSYVHKLLTGRQDFSKLRGKGGLSGYPSREESEHDVIENSHASTALGWADGLAKARQVQGEKGHVVAVIGDGALTGGMAWEALNNIAAAKDRPLIIVVNDNERSYGPTIGGLANHLATLRTTDSYEKVLAWGKDVLLRTPVVGNTIYESLHGAKKGFKDAFAPQGMFEDLGLKYVGPIDGHNVKAVESALRRAKRFHGPVLVHCLTEKGRGYEPALAHEEDHFHTVGVMDPLTCEPLSPSDGPSWTSVFGDEIVKIGEERDDVVAITAAMLHPVGLTRFAERFPDRVWDVGIAEQHAAVSAAGLATGGLHPVFAVYATFLNRAFDQLLMDVALHRCGVTFVLDRAGVTGVDGASHNGMWDMSVLQVVPGLRIAAPRDAGQLRAQLREAVAVDDAPTLVRYPKESAGPDIPALDRVGGMDVLHRGERPEVLLVAVGVMAPVCLQAADLLQARGIDCTVVDPRWVKPVDPALPGLAAEHRLVAVVEDNSRSAGVGSAVALALGDADVDVPVRRFGIPEQFLAHAKRGEVLADIGLTPVEIAGRISASLAFRDAGGPAKEKE; this is encoded by the coding sequence GTGACCATTCTGGAGAACATCCGGGGACCACGCGACCTGAAGGCGCTGTCCGAGGCGGAACTCGGCGAACTGTCCCACGAGATACGTGAGTTCCTGGTGCAGGCGGTCTCCAGGACCGGGGGGCATCTCGGCCCCAATCTGGGCGTGGTGGAACTGACCCTCGCCCTCCACCGGGTCTTCGAGTCGCCGGTCGACCGGATCCTGTGGGACACCGGCCACCAGAGCTACGTACACAAGCTTCTGACGGGACGTCAGGACTTCTCCAAGCTGCGCGGCAAGGGGGGCCTGTCCGGCTATCCCTCGCGCGAGGAGTCCGAGCACGACGTCATCGAGAACAGCCATGCCTCCACCGCGCTCGGCTGGGCCGACGGCCTCGCCAAGGCCCGCCAGGTGCAGGGGGAGAAGGGCCATGTGGTCGCGGTCATCGGCGACGGCGCGCTGACCGGCGGCATGGCCTGGGAGGCGCTGAACAACATCGCGGCCGCCAAGGACCGGCCGCTGATCATCGTCGTCAACGACAACGAGCGCTCCTACGGCCCCACCATCGGGGGCCTCGCCAACCACCTGGCCACCCTGCGCACCACGGACAGCTACGAGAAGGTTCTGGCCTGGGGCAAGGACGTCCTGCTGAGGACCCCGGTCGTCGGGAACACCATCTACGAGTCCCTGCACGGCGCGAAGAAGGGCTTCAAGGACGCCTTCGCCCCGCAGGGCATGTTCGAGGACCTGGGTCTGAAGTACGTCGGCCCGATCGACGGCCACAATGTCAAGGCCGTCGAGTCGGCGCTGCGCCGCGCGAAGCGCTTCCACGGCCCGGTGCTGGTCCACTGCCTCACGGAGAAGGGCCGCGGCTACGAGCCCGCCCTCGCCCACGAGGAGGACCATTTCCATACCGTCGGCGTGATGGACCCGCTCACCTGCGAGCCGCTCTCGCCGTCCGACGGCCCGTCCTGGACCTCGGTGTTCGGCGACGAGATCGTGAAGATCGGCGAGGAGCGGGACGACGTCGTCGCCATCACCGCGGCCATGCTGCACCCGGTCGGGCTGACCCGGTTCGCCGAGCGCTTCCCCGACCGCGTGTGGGACGTGGGCATCGCCGAGCAGCATGCGGCCGTGTCGGCGGCCGGGCTCGCCACCGGTGGTCTGCATCCGGTCTTCGCCGTCTACGCCACCTTCCTCAACCGCGCCTTCGACCAGCTGCTGATGGATGTCGCCCTGCACCGCTGCGGGGTCACCTTCGTCCTCGACCGGGCCGGCGTCACCGGCGTCGACGGCGCCTCGCACAACGGCATGTGGGACATGTCGGTCCTCCAGGTCGTGCCCGGCCTCAGGATCGCCGCCCCGCGTGACGCCGGCCAGCTGCGCGCCCAGCTGCGCGAGGCCGTCGCCGTGGACGACGCGCCCACCCTGGTCCGCTATCCGAAGGAGTCGGCCGGCCCGGACATCCCGGCGCTCGACCGTGTCGGCGGCATGGACGTGCTGCACCGCGGCGAACGCCCCGAGGTGCTGCTGGTGGCCGTCGGCGTGATGGCACCGGTCTGCCTCCAGGCCGCCGACCTGCTCCAGGCTCGCGGCATCGACTGCACGGTGGTGGACCCTCGTTGGGTCAAGCCTGTCGACCCGGCCCTGCCCGGCCTCGCCGCCGAGCACCGGCTGGTGGCCGTCGTGGAGGACAACAGCCGCTCCGCGGGCGTCGGTTCGGCGGTCGCCCTGGCCCTCGGCGACGCCGACGTGGACGTGCCGGTACGGCGGTTCGGCATCCCGGAACAGTTCCTCGCGCACGCCAAGCGCGGCGAGGTGCTGGCCGACATCGGACTCACGCCCGTCGAGATCGCCGGGCGGATCAGCGCGAGCCTGGCCTTCAGAGACGCGGGCGGACCGGCCAAGGAGAAGGAATGA
- the ispG gene encoding flavodoxin-dependent (E)-4-hydroxy-3-methylbut-2-enyl-diphosphate synthase, which produces MTAVPLGVPEVPARPVAPRRTSRQIHVGPVAVGGGAPVSVQSMTTTRTSDIGATLQQIAELTASGCQIVRVACPTQDDADALATIARKSQIPVIADIHFQPKYVFAAIEAGCAAVRVNPGNIKKFDDQVKQIARAAKDHGTPIRIGVNAGSLDRRLLQKYGRATPEALVESALWEASLFEEHDFRDIKISVKHNDPVVMIEAYRQLAERCDYPLHLGVTEAGPAFQGTIKSAVAFGALLSRGIGDTIRVSLSAPPAEEVKVGIQILESLGLRQRRLEIVSCPSCGRAQVDVYKLAEEVTAGLDGMEVPLRVAVMGCVVNGPGEAREADLGVASGNGKGQIFVKGEVVKTVPESKIVETLIEEAMKLAERTSPAEQSN; this is translated from the coding sequence ATGACCGCCGTTCCCTTGGGCGTTCCCGAGGTACCGGCCCGGCCGGTCGCGCCGCGGCGTACGTCGCGGCAGATCCACGTCGGGCCGGTGGCGGTCGGGGGCGGTGCCCCGGTGTCGGTGCAGTCGATGACGACGACCCGTACGTCGGACATCGGCGCCACCCTGCAGCAGATCGCGGAACTCACCGCGTCCGGCTGCCAGATCGTCCGCGTCGCCTGCCCCACGCAGGACGACGCGGACGCCCTCGCGACGATCGCGCGGAAGTCGCAGATTCCGGTGATCGCGGACATCCACTTCCAGCCGAAGTACGTGTTCGCGGCGATCGAAGCCGGCTGTGCGGCCGTTCGCGTCAACCCGGGCAACATCAAGAAGTTCGACGACCAGGTGAAGCAGATCGCGCGCGCCGCCAAGGACCATGGCACGCCGATCCGCATCGGGGTCAACGCCGGTTCCCTGGACCGGCGGTTGCTGCAGAAGTACGGCAGGGCGACGCCCGAGGCGCTGGTGGAGTCGGCGCTGTGGGAGGCGTCGCTGTTCGAGGAGCACGACTTCCGGGACATCAAGATCTCGGTGAAGCACAACGACCCGGTCGTGATGATCGAGGCCTACCGGCAGCTCGCCGAACGGTGCGACTACCCGCTCCACCTCGGCGTGACGGAGGCGGGCCCGGCCTTCCAGGGCACGATCAAGTCGGCCGTCGCCTTCGGGGCGTTGCTGTCGCGGGGCATCGGCGACACCATCCGGGTCTCGCTGAGCGCGCCGCCGGCCGAGGAGGTCAAGGTCGGCATCCAGATTCTGGAGTCCCTGGGCCTCAGGCAGCGGCGCCTGGAGATCGTCTCCTGCCCGTCCTGCGGGCGGGCCCAGGTCGATGTGTACAAGCTCGCCGAGGAGGTCACGGCGGGACTGGACGGCATGGAAGTGCCGTTGCGTGTCGCGGTGATGGGGTGTGTGGTCAACGGTCCGGGCGAGGCCCGCGAGGCAGACCTCGGGGTTGCCTCGGGCAATGGAAAGGGGCAGATCTTCGTCAAGGGCGAGGTCGTCAAGACCGTACCCGAGTCGAAGATCGTGGAGACCCTCATCGAGGAGGCCATGAAGCTCGCCGAGCGGACGAGCCCCGCAGAGCAGTCGAATTGA